Part of the Diabrotica virgifera virgifera chromosome 6, PGI_DIABVI_V3a genome, gtatttttattttgcaataaacaaatttatttatttatatcgaaatgtactaaaaattaaaatgtatcaatcattatcaaaggtcattggaattcccaatcagagcaaactatccgctgtcctgcgcgtagcaccaataaaattaatgtttatttaaaaaaaaattcctggcgccgtggtagttaaccgattttaattttaaaaattgaaaatgaaaggtacggtattctatatgcaaaaagaaattcaacttgctgtctgctttatttccagtcttgtaacattttgaaaaaatgattttttgcgaaagctggattgcaaaatctattgacccgatcttaatgaaattcacagtattatttcattatatcataaagtttttctgggtaaaatataaaggtcctaagtgtagtataaatggttggaaaacgtaaaatgcgaatacttgttttttatgattttttcgcaattattgctattttgcaacaagggtgactatttttaaaatttttaaccaattctatattgtaggtaatttaattacgcaacttttatgtcagtacaacttttctcggaaatgaatacttttaaagttataataaaaaaaaaacgaagaaaaaaatcgaatttttccttaattttttgacattttgattatttaaacaatgttccggacctttttgcgtgggaggataactcaaaaattattgtttgagttattttcaagcaatttctgcaaaaaaatttgagtcacctctcaacgtccaaatgtactaatatttttacagatgcggccTGGTCTAAATTGGTTTATGCCAAAGccaattacaaataaaaaaaatgtatgtttattattaataatattggctaagAGCAATTACGtgtggttgtgtagtaattttcAGTCAGGTCTGATAATGACAACTGaatttaccaaaaaataaatgaCTAACGTCACTAGACAGTTGAGTCTCAGAAAAGCGAATCGACTATAGATcctagagcagcggttctcaatgtaccagtggtacatgtaccactggtggtacataccattatttgcggtggtacacaaaacgcacaaaaaattaaaatagtagtacttagtaactgtcttgataatacaatctaaaaatataggtggtaccaaacaGAATAAAAGAAACTTTATGTGGTACATGACTCTTGAGAACCGCTGCATCTTTTTACATCTATATTTGCTACAATAAACAGTTTTCTGCAAATTTCACAAATTGATCCTCTCAAGGATGCAttctcaaatgtatttttaaatcaGAACTTCGCGAAAACgatttggtgcaaatttcacatccaaatggtttttcaccagtatgcatcATCGTATGTCTTTTTAAGTCAGTACTTCGTGCAAACTGTTTTGTGCATATTTCACATCCAAATAGTTTTTCAGTGTGCGTTCTCATATGCAATTTTAAGTTAGCACTTCGTGCAAACTGTTTTGTGCACATTTCACATGCATATGGTTTTACACCAGTATGCTTTCTCATATGAGATTTTAAGTCAGCAGTTCGTCTAAACTGTTTTGTGCATATTTCACATCCAAATGGTTTTACACCAGTATGCACCACCATATGTATTTTTAACTCATTGTGTGTTACAAACTGTTTTGTGCATATTTCACATCCAAATGGCTTAACACCAGTATGCACCGCCATATGTCTTTTTAAGTGACCTTTTGTTAAACACTGTTTTGTGCATACTTGACATTCAAAAGGTTTTTCACCAATGTGCCTTCTCATATGAACTTTTAAATTAGAAAGTTGTGTAAACTGTTTTGTGCATATTTCACATTCGAATGGTTTTTTCCCAGTGTGAATTATCATATGTTGTTTTAGATTACCATTTGATACATATTGTCTATTGCAAACTTCACATGTAAAATGTTTTTCAGAAGAGTGTATACTCGTGTAAACTTTTTTACTCTGTTTCGAACAGGTTTCATTAGTAACAGATTTTTCTTTAATGTGCTGCTCTATCATATGTCTTCTTATCTtgtctttataatttttaacattttgacACTCAAAAGGGTTTTTAACAGTATTCACTTTCCTAACGTCAGCTGTACATTGGTTCAATTGGTTATTTATAACATGATTATGTAAGTCGTTATTTTCACCAGTGTGTCCATCTTCACATTTGAAACCTAAAATCATAGTTATCTATTAAAATAGCAAGGAAAGGATTAACACAAAAATAGTAATTCGGCAGAAGGTAAATATAGAAATTGTGATCTTTCCAGTATTTTCCGATTTTTGGGAGCAATTAAAATTTTCCAGTAAAGATTTCGTCGGTTTAAAAAAAAGGTTCTATATCTTCTAGAATCGGAGatattgcaaaattttttaaCACTCAAATTATGGTGGACTCAAAGGCCGCTTCTCCCAACACTCACCTTTGGCAGAATCCGCGTGAGAACCTTCACTTTAAAGGGTCAGTAAAGTAGAGCCTTCACTACTACTTATTTCAAATATGTATGAATTGTCAatatgagtcagataaaattaattagaattttttgtattagccaatgattttcgAAGTGGAATCATCAAAAATAAATCAAGGTTAAACTAAAATTGTAGTTAAATCCCAATATAAATAGTAAATTAAATGCTATGACAATAAAAGATATCGCTCGTTTAAACAAAATTTACTTCAGCTTCACCCATTACAACCCAATTCAAGAAAAAGATATAATAACTATAACCATAGATAaggtatatacagtatgtccctgtaagttgtatccatatggaaaacttttttattattaattttacgaaaaaaagttattctttataaaaagctctgcatggtccaaaacccaagatttaaccatcaaatatcaaatttttttaatattatacgaggtatgtcaaaaagtttgaatttcactcaagagtaaagtagctttatttttcgtaatattggaaattgctattatgaaaagttgtttggaattaaaaactatattctaatatgcaattacatccttctaattgaaaaaaatttttttttgagaaattatggataactatcattattttttcgttatttcaattctgataacccttttattattaattttacgaaaaaagtgattcttaataaaaaattctggatggtctaaaacttaaaatacaaccatcttatatcaaattttatcaattttatacgaggtatgtcaaaaaagataaatttagatcaaaagtaaagtacctttatagttcagaatatttcaattagaaggacgtaattacatactgaaacatagtttttaattctaaataacttttcataataacaattttcgatattgtgaaaaataaacgtattttactcttgagcgaaattcatattttttgatatacctcgtataaaattgataaaatttgacaaaagatggttgtattttagattttagaccatgcagaactttttattaagaatcactttttttcgtaaaattaataataaaagagttatctgaattaaaataactgaaaataatgttagttatccataatttaaaaaaaaaatttaattagaaggatgtaattgcatactagaatacagtttttaattccaaacaactgttcataatagcaattttcaatattgtgaaaaataaagctactttactcttgagtgaaattcaaactttttgacataccccgtataatattcaaaaaaaattatatttgatggttaaatcttaggttttggaccatgcagagctttttataaagaataactttttttcgtaaaattaataataaaaaagttttccatatggatacaacttacagggacatactgtataagtagAATATAACGATTACATAGAATATGACTATAAGGATTACTACAGttgagtctttacccgtgcgtcatcatttaaagcatacgaaacaagtcggaaatttactccacgcaacagcaagtgacagaaagtggctactgccccgatcacggattatattttaaaatttaacgttatcaaataaatataatgtaaattgttagttttgctttaaaattctGGTACAGAATTACAGCTATATTTGTAGTaggtagcttaataaattcttttaaattCAAAAGACtaatggtgcggctgtattttcgttttgcgacgaaattgaaaatggttaatcattttttcttttaatatcagtgattaataaatatataaatattttttttaaatataagtaAATCATTTCTTTCACTGTTGTGGAAACTTACACAAAACCATTCCTTAACTGTATAAATGAGGTtaactttgtatgtaaattaatggcaaaataaaatacacttaccataagatttcaaactccaatataaaattagttgtgaaaacaactgtttgtcagtgtttgtgtaatataaataacttcaaaatgcaaaaacaGGACAAAAACCAGCAAAAAATCCAACAAACTGACAGCTACaagtaaacaaatcagaaacgtcacAAAGTGTAGGTACGTAAAAGTTGTAAAATCTGAAAACGTCCCCAagcgtcttttttgtacctatatTTTTTTGATGCATGGAGTCTAcagcgttcataaaaataacgtGTGTTATTACTTAATAATAGGCGGTAATAGCTGATTtttctttagtttcatgcgtggaagacaaTGACGCTATtatagataaaaagtatgtgttctatcacgccaggtattaatgacgcacgggtaaagagccatggactcaactgtatgtagatattgttctgaagctatttccttgtggcatttttataactacgtattttttatgggaaataagccacaattttactaaaaaatgaatttattaacgtttcgaagcccaaatcgggtttcgttgtcaaaatacaaaatactattaaaataaaaccaacatgttgttgctaaataaaaaaattcttctaataatttatttaatctgactcatttatattggcaattcagacgtatattatacattttaaagtagaagactttaaaatgatatcgccaatatttatgagttgcgttcctgggacgactttactaaaagatagttcattcgattacatgaaatcaatcccaactcaagaatatccgtcgcaaaaaaaatcatagcatgtgatctgtctttaaaaagacaaccaaatgcaacgatgacagtaaaattctcgcgttagagattccatagtaaatcacgagggaaaaccaggaaaaacctcgtgatactatcccgacatcgtaagtatttggtcttacatttaatctaccttcaaaaaactaataccaaattctgactttaatatgtttaaattataaataatattaatattacatagatatacaataagtaatactaaaatataaaatttgtactaactcgatatgttattgacttactaatcgtggtattttctttctattgacttcctctttcagtatgggtaaccacatcttactgcattctaccgagaaatttgcgacacaattggtttcatttagcataattagagccgcttctttgatttttctctttttactatctgattctttcaggactatacttgaatctctccactgaactctatgttcattatcccatgcgtgttgacatatctgagatctatcaaattctctgtttttaatataagactgatgttcacttattctaacgtttaatggtcttgatgtttcacctaaataaaattgttcggattcacaaggtattctataaatgcaattctttgttctttcttgttcattgttaggtttagttttagatagaatagatctcaatgtgtttgttgttttgaatgttgttgaaatgttgaatttatttcctatcgttttaagtttctcggatagtccttttatatatggtattgttatttttctcgtattatttcttgtgaatgttgtaggatcccgt contains:
- the LOC126886349 gene encoding gastrula zinc finger protein XlCGF71.1-like — encoded protein: MIEQHIKEKSVTNETCSKQSKKVYTSIHSSEKHFTCEVCNRQYVSNGNLKQHMIIHTGKKPFECEICTKQFTQLSNLKVHMRRHIGEKPFECQVCTKQCLTKGHLKRHMAVHTGVKPFGCEICTKQFVTHNELKIHMVVHTGVKPFGCEICTKQFRRTADLKSHMRKHTGVKPYACEMCTKQFARSANLKLHMRTHTEKLFGCEICTKQFARSTDLKRHTMMHTGEKPFGCEICTKSFSRSSDLKIHLRMHP